One stretch of Oncorhynchus clarkii lewisi isolate Uvic-CL-2024 chromosome 3, UVic_Ocla_1.0, whole genome shotgun sequence DNA includes these proteins:
- the LOC139403067 gene encoding terminal nucleotidyltransferase 5C gives MASKAESTMSTSESVSHSVLSWDQVSRLNEVLTEVVPVHGRGNFPTLEVRLKDIVQMVRTRLQLRGIKVKDVRLNGSTASHVLVQDIGWSYKDLDVIFRVDLPQESGFQLVKDVVLGTLLDFLPEGVNKEKITPMTLKEAYVQKLVKVYTEQDRWSLISLSNNNGRNVELKFVDSIRRQFEFSVDSFQIVLDSLLTYYDFSPGNPMSRHFHPTVVGESVYGDFGASLDHLMNKLIATKRPEEIRGGGLLKYCNLLVRDFRPTSEEEFKGLERYMCSRFFIDFPDIGEQQRKLEAYLQSHFVGEEKSKYDYLMILRRVVNESTVCLMGHERRQTLNLISLTAFRVLAEQNAIPDASSVTCYYQPAPYVRDHNFSNYYVASCNQNIPTWLPCN, from the coding sequence ATGGCTAGCAAGGCAGAGTCCACTATGAGCACTAGTGAGAGTGTGTCCCACAGCGTGCTGAGCTGGGACCAGGTGAGCCGTCTTAATGAGGTCCTGACAGAGGTGGTGCCTGTCCATGGCCGAGGGAACTTCCCCACTCTGGAGGTGAGGCTGAAGGACATTGTGCAGATGGTGCGCACCAGGCTGCAGCTAAGGGGGATTAAAGTGAAAGACGTCCGTCTGAACGGCTCTACAGCCAGCCACGTGCTGGTGCAGGACATTGGCTGGAGCTACAAGGACCTGGATGTCATTTTCAGGGTCGACCTGCCCCAGGAGTCAGGGTTCCAGCTGGTCAAAGACGTGGTGCTAGGCACCCTGCTGGACTTCCTCCCTGAGGGGGTGAACAAGGAGAAGATCACCCCCATGACTCTGAAGGAGGCCTATGTTCAGAAGCTAGTCAAGGTGTATACTGAGCAGGACCGCTGGagcctcatctccctctccaacAACAACGGACGCAATGTGGAGCTCAAATTTGTGGACTCTATCCGCCGGCAGTTTGAGTTCAGTGTGGACTCATTCCAGATCGTGTTGGACTCACTGCTCACCTATTATGACTTTTCGCCGGGGAACCCCATGTCTCGACACTTCCACCCCACCGTGGTGGGCGAGAGCGTGTACGGGGACTTTGGCGCGTCTCTGGATCACCTCATGAACAAGCTGATTGCCACCAAGCGGCCAGAGGAGATCCGGGGTGGGGGCCTGCTCAAGTACTGCAACCTGCTGGTAAGGGACTTCCGGCCCACCTCGGAGGAGGAGTTCAAGGGCCTGGAGCGCTACATGTGCTCCCGCTTCTTCATCGACTTCCCCGACATTGGCGAGCAGCAGCGCAAGCTGGAGGCCTACCTGCAGAGTCACTTTGTGGGCGAGGAGAAGAGCAAGTATGACTACCTCATGATCCTGCGGCGTGTGGTCAACGAGAGCACGGTGTGTCTCATGGGCCACGAGAGGCGGCAGACCCTCAACCTCATCTCACTGACAGCCTTCAGGGTGCTGGCTGAGCAGAACGCCATTCCCGACGCCTCTAGCGTCACTTGCTACTACCAGCCGGCGCCCTACGTCCGAGACCACAACTTTAGCAACTACTATGTGGCCTCTTGTAACCAGAACATTCCAACATGGCTGCCATGTAACTGa